CTTGGGGGACCAACCACGCCGTACTGATGGGTAAAGACGTTATCAGCGAACCGTTTGCCGTTATCAACGCCGATGACTTCTACGGACGTGACAGCTTCGCCGTAATCGGCAAATACCTGTCCGAACTTCCCGAAGGCGCGAAAAACCAATATTGCATGGTAGGCTTCCGGGTAGGAAACACATTAAGCGAAAGCGGAACCGTGGCACGGGGTATCTGTTCGACCGATGCGGAAGGACACTTGACCACCGTAGTAGAACGTACCGAAATCATGCGCATCGACGGCACCGTATCTTATAAGGACGATGACGGGAAATGGGTGGGCATCGCCGACAACACCCCGGTATCGATGAACATGTGGGGATTCACGCCCGATTATTTCAAGTATTCGGAAGATTATTTCGTAGATTTCCTGAAGGAAAATATCGACAAGCCGAAAGCCGAATACTACATCCCGCTCATGGTGAACAAGCTCATCAACGAAGGTACCGCCAAGGTGAAAGTACTCGACACCACTTCA
The Phocaeicola salanitronis DSM 18170 genome window above contains:
- a CDS encoding glycosyltransferase family protein translates to MKPTLFVLAAGMGSRYGGLKQLDSLGPNGETIMDYSIYDAIRGGFGKLVFVIRKDFEKDFRDKIISKYENHIPVEVVFQSTDKLPEGFTCPAERTKPWGTNHAVLMGKDVISEPFAVINADDFYGRDSFAVIGKYLSELPEGAKNQYCMVGFRVGNTLSESGTVARGICSTDAEGHLTTVVERTEIMRIDGTVSYKDDDGKWVGIADNTPVSMNMWGFTPDYFKYSEDYFVDFLKENIDKPKAEYYIPLMVNKLINEGTAKVKVLDTTSRWFGVTYAADRQGVVDKFKALADSGEYPSPLF